GGACGCGCCTTGCCAGGAGATCCGGACTGCGGCCAGGCGCGGCATCTTCAACCTGGTCATGAACGAGACCGAGGCGCTTTTATTCCCCCGCATGACGCCGCAAAGCCTCCCGCGCTTCATCGGGATCGAGGGGCTGGAGCGCCTGGACGAGGCCGTAGCGCAGGGCCGGGGGGTGGTCCTGCTCGTTGCGCATTTCGGGGCCAACCAGATGGTCATGGCCGCCATCGGCCACTCAGGCCGCCGCATCTGCCAGATCAGCGCCCCGGCCATGGTGCTGGATGAAAAGATGCCGGGCCGCCGGTCACACCTGTTCCGCGCGGCGCTGGCGACCCGCTGGACGCATGAACAATCCCTCCCGGTCACGCACATAAACGTCTTCGGCCCGCTGACCAACGCCCTGCACTGCCTGCGAACGGGGGGCATCCTGGCCGTGGCCGTGGACGGCGGGCATGGGGCGAATCCCACTCCGGCGCCGTTTCTGGGTCGCACGGCCCGCTTCAACACCGGGGCGTTGGAACTGGCCGTGCACACCGGAAGCCCCGTGCTGCCGGTATTCGTGATCCGGGGGCGGAACGGGCGCAACACCTTGGTCATCGGGCCGCCGCTGATCTGCGACGGGCCGGAGGATATGCCCCGCAAGGCCGCGGCCGAGGCTGCCCTGGGCGCCTACGTGCCGGTCCTGGAGCGGTATGTGCGGCAGCATCCGGACCACTATCTGCGGTTTTTGGCCTTCCGGGAGCTGATGGCCGCAGCCGGCGAGGAACCATTTTTCGCCCCGGAGCCTGCCCGATCTACGCCATGTTGAGCATGGCCATAAAATCGTCCAGCGTGCGCAGCGTCAAGGCCTGTTCCTCGCTCACATGCACGCCGAACCTTTCCTCAACGGCCAGAATAAAAAGGGGATGGGCGATGGAGTCCACGCCCTGGCGCGTCAGCGGCACTGCCGGATCAAGCCGGTCGGCGGTCTGCGGGCTGAGGCCCGTGCGGACGATCAGCCGCTT
Above is a genomic segment from Desulfolutivibrio sulfodismutans DSM 3696 containing:
- a CDS encoding lysophospholipid acyltransferase family protein, which gives rise to MRLIKDLLFWLLWNPARWTLLRLPLPVVLTGGRVLGSVLALAPTGARAAMERAAKAVLGPDAPCQEIRTAARRGIFNLVMNETEALLFPRMTPQSLPRFIGIEGLERLDEAVAQGRGVVLLVAHFGANQMVMAAIGHSGRRICQISAPAMVLDEKMPGRRSHLFRAALATRWTHEQSLPVTHINVFGPLTNALHCLRTGGILAVAVDGGHGANPTPAPFLGRTARFNTGALELAVHTGSPVLPVFVIRGRNGRNTLVIGPPLICDGPEDMPRKAAAEAALGAYVPVLERYVRQHPDHYLRFLAFRELMAAAGEEPFFAPEPARSTPC
- a CDS encoding phosphopantetheine-binding protein, which encodes MMRLVMTATLDDLKRLIVRTGLSPQTADRLDPAVPLTRQGVDSIAHPLFILAVEERFGVHVSEEQALTLRTLDDFMAMLNMA